One window from the genome of Blastocatellia bacterium encodes:
- the sat gene encoding sulfate adenylyltransferase — translation METIKPHGGQLINREVVGEERQDLISRAKDMPQIVLNAREVSDLEMITIGTFSPLTGFMGQQDYESVCKNMHLKSGLPWTIPITLSTSKEVADGYKEGQEIALYQTSEHLLAVLTLTEKYTYDKEKEAQHVYRTTEEAHPGVNALYKQGEVLLAGDVKVVNHPLNVSFPEYRLTPTQTRQAFAEKKWRRIVAFQTRNPVHRAHEYIQKCAMEVVDGLLLHPLVGETKSDDIPADVRMRCYEVLLENYYPAKHTLLSVLPAAMRYAGPREAIFHAIMRKNYGCTHFIVGRDHAGVGNYYGTYDAHYIFDEFDPAALAITPMFFDHTFFCRRCGAMASAKTCPHTSNDHVFLSGTKVRDMLQQGEIPPVEFTRPEVAQILIDSMKQ, via the coding sequence ATGGAAACAATTAAACCTCACGGGGGACAACTAATTAATAGAGAAGTAGTGGGCGAAGAACGACAAGACTTAATCTCTCGTGCTAAAGATATGCCGCAAATTGTCTTAAATGCTAGAGAAGTATCAGACCTGGAAATGATTACTATTGGCACATTTTCACCTTTAACAGGTTTTATGGGTCAACAAGATTACGAAAGTGTTTGTAAGAATATGCACTTAAAATCTGGTTTGCCCTGGACAATCCCTATAACTTTGTCTACTAGCAAAGAAGTTGCTGATGGCTATAAAGAAGGTCAAGAAATAGCTCTTTATCAAACTTCAGAGCATTTATTAGCAGTATTAACGCTTACAGAAAAATATACTTATGATAAGGAAAAAGAAGCACAACACGTTTACCGCACAACAGAAGAAGCACATCCCGGTGTTAACGCGCTCTATAAACAAGGCGAAGTTTTACTAGCAGGAGATGTTAAAGTTGTAAATCATCCTCTAAATGTCTCTTTTCCAGAATATCGGCTTACTCCAACACAAACCCGACAGGCTTTTGCTGAAAAGAAATGGCGTAGAATAGTTGCTTTTCAAACACGTAACCCTGTACACCGTGCGCATGAATATATTCAAAAATGTGCTATGGAAGTTGTTGATGGGTTGTTACTTCATCCACTTGTTGGGGAAACAAAATCTGATGATATTCCAGCAGATGTTCGGATGCGCTGTTATGAAGTTTTACTAGAAAATTACTATCCTGCAAAACATACTTTGCTTTCTGTTTTACCAGCAGCAATGCGTTATGCAGGGCCAAGAGAAGCTATTTTTCATGCAATTATGCGTAAAAATTATGGTTGTACACATTTTATTGTTGGCCGAGATCACGCCGGCGTAGGAAATTACTATGGCACATATGATGCTCATTATATTTTTGATGAGTTTGACCCAGCAGCACTAGCAATTACACCTATGTTTTTTGACCATACTTTCTTTTGCCGTCGTTGTGGTGCAATGGCTTCGGCTAAAACTTGTCCACATACTAGCAATGATCATGTTTTCCTTAGCGGAACTAAAGTAAGAGATATGTTGCAACAAGGAGAAATTCCACCTGTAGAATTTACCCGTCCAGAAGTCGCACAAATTCTAATAGATTCAATGAAACAGTAA
- a CDS encoding serine/threonine-protein kinase PknK: protein MKVCSLCGKQWPDNTKFCPADGTTVVDIAPRDNSIRPSLRNKENKENKENKENKENKLEKPDIWTGLIGKVLNRTYQIEEKLGQGGMGAVFRARHLGIGDTVALKIISEEHTQDSVMLARFRREAQAVRRLAHPNAVAVYDFNSTEDGLFFMVMEFVKGQTLEQYLAEKLIVTPQRAWEILYPVAQALDIAHSLGIIHRDIKPANLMLCRDSGGKEQIKVLDFGTARLSAANEQEAVSLTQQGQIFGTPFYMAPESVLGEPITHSVDIYSLGVVLYKMLTGTLPFQSERSMQVMMAHAHTDPDPPSQRNPKLLGKYDNIILKSLEKTPIKRYQTARELIDSLFNSLNEGAILSTSSAGFRVEDPLSVRTRVASQLEPNFNCYIGREQEVKRLQDGFLQACEGRANPMFIISSPGLGKTQLLTRFRDWANEQGAVVLLGKFFDYGGSINEPLRTFKQLLTGLVSTGLLKSMPNPFINASSVINANSAKEIVNF from the coding sequence ATGAAAGTTTGCAGCTTGTGCGGCAAACAATGGCCGGATAATACTAAGTTCTGTCCTGCTGATGGAACTACTGTAGTTGATATTGCTCCAAGAGATAACTCTATTCGTCCTTCCTTACGTAATAAAGAGAACAAAGAAAACAAAGAGAATAAAGAAAATAAAGAAAATAAATTAGAAAAACCAGATATTTGGACTGGTTTAATTGGGAAAGTATTAAACCGTACATACCAAATAGAAGAAAAGTTAGGCCAAGGTGGAATGGGCGCAGTTTTTCGCGCACGACATTTAGGAATAGGTGACACAGTTGCATTAAAGATTATTTCTGAGGAACATACCCAGGATTCTGTAATGCTTGCCCGGTTTCGTCGTGAAGCTCAAGCCGTCCGTCGTTTGGCTCATCCAAATGCTGTTGCTGTTTATGATTTTAATAGTACAGAAGATGGTTTGTTTTTTATGGTTATGGAGTTTGTTAAAGGACAAACCCTAGAACAATATTTAGCTGAAAAACTTATAGTTACACCTCAAAGAGCTTGGGAAATTTTATATCCTGTAGCACAAGCCTTAGATATAGCTCACAGCTTAGGTATTATTCATCGTGATATTAAACCTGCAAACTTAATGCTTTGCCGAGATAGTGGAGGTAAGGAGCAGATAAAAGTTTTAGATTTTGGTACTGCTCGTCTTAGTGCTGCTAATGAACAGGAAGCAGTTTCTTTAACCCAACAAGGGCAAATCTTTGGTACACCTTTTTATATGGCACCTGAATCTGTGTTGGGCGAACCTATTACTCATAGTGTAGATATTTATTCGCTAGGAGTAGTACTTTATAAAATGCTTACAGGCACATTACCATTTCAATCTGAGCGTAGTATGCAAGTAATGATGGCTCATGCTCATACAGATCCAGACCCACCATCCCAGAGAAATCCAAAATTACTAGGTAAATATGATAATATTATACTAAAGTCTTTAGAGAAAACACCTATTAAACGCTATCAAACAGCCAGAGAATTAATTGATAGTTTATTTAATTCACTTAATGAAGGGGCTATTTTATCTACTTCCAGTGCAGGTTTTAGGGTAGAAGATCCTTTATCTGTACGAACAAGAGTAGCATCACAACTAGAGCCAAATTTTAATTGTTATATTGGAAGAGAACAGGAAGTAAAAAGGCTACAAGATGGATTTCTCCAAGCTTGTGAGGGTAGAGCAAACCCAATGTTTATTATTAGTAGTCCTGGACTTGGGAAAACACAACTGCTAACCAGGTTTAGAGATTGGGCAAATGAACAAGGTGCAGTAGTTTTATTAGGTAAATTTTTTGATTATGGTGGTAGTATTAATGAACCATTAAGAACATTTAAGCAGTTATTAACAGGATTAGTTTCTACAGGATTGCTTAAGAGTATGCCTAATCCTTTTATTAATGCTAGTTCAGTTATTAATGCTAATTCAGCAAAAGAGATAGTAAACTTTTAG
- a CDS encoding glutamate-5-semialdehyde dehydrogenase — translation MTTPNLATDEVSKIAKESKIASRRLLVANTSVKNQALLAIAQELEKRQDEILAANELDQKEASSLVASGKIAKSLFDRLKLDKVKLAGMIEGVRTVAALDDPTGKILARTLMDDGLELEKVSCPLGVLLVIFESRPDAVTQISALALKSGNAVILKCGRRAANSNLALVKAIKVALDKFPEIPTISVKLVTEREQINALLALDSYVDLVIPRGSNELVRYIQNNTRIPVLGHAEGLCHIYIDKDADIEKAISIVNDAKTQYPSACNSVETVLIHKDIARDILPKLADQLLAANVELRVCLLTKELLKGLEIKEASLEDWKTEYCNLVLSIKIVNTLDEAIDHINNFGSSHTDSIISENKQTAEMFLNSVDSAGVYHNASTRFADGFRYGFGAEVGISTSKLHARGPVGLEGLVSYKYKLYGSGQIVATYSGVNAREFKHKILQK, via the coding sequence ATGACTACACCTAATTTAGCTACAGATGAAGTTAGCAAAATAGCAAAGGAATCTAAAATAGCTTCTCGTCGATTACTTGTAGCTAATACTTCAGTAAAAAATCAAGCTTTATTAGCTATTGCTCAAGAATTAGAAAAGCGACAGGATGAAATTTTAGCTGCTAATGAGTTGGATCAAAAAGAGGCTAGTAGCCTAGTTGCCAGCGGTAAGATAGCTAAATCCTTATTTGACCGGCTTAAATTAGATAAAGTTAAATTAGCTGGAATGATTGAAGGTGTAAGAACTGTTGCTGCACTAGATGACCCTACAGGAAAAATCTTGGCTAGAACCTTGATGGATGATGGACTGGAACTAGAAAAAGTAAGTTGCCCTCTAGGAGTTTTGCTAGTTATATTTGAATCCAGGCCAGATGCAGTAACACAAATTAGTGCTTTAGCCTTAAAGTCAGGTAATGCAGTTATTTTAAAGTGTGGACGAAGAGCGGCCAACTCCAACTTAGCACTAGTAAAAGCAATAAAAGTAGCACTTGACAAGTTTCCAGAAATACCAACAATTAGCGTTAAGTTAGTAACAGAACGCGAGCAAATAAACGCACTCCTAGCACTAGATTCTTATGTTGATTTAGTTATTCCTCGTGGTTCAAATGAGCTTGTTAGATATATCCAAAATAATACCCGTATTCCAGTTTTAGGGCATGCTGAAGGACTTTGTCATATTTATATTGATAAAGATGCTGATATAGAAAAAGCTATTAGTATAGTTAATGATGCAAAAACTCAATATCCATCAGCTTGTAACTCTGTTGAAACAGTGCTTATTCACAAAGACATAGCTAGAGATATATTACCAAAATTAGCAGATCAGCTTTTAGCTGCAAATGTTGAGTTAAGAGTTTGTTTATTAACAAAGGAGTTACTAAAAGGACTAGAAATAAAGGAAGCTAGCCTTGAAGACTGGAAAACAGAGTATTGCAATCTAGTTTTATCAATAAAAATAGTTAATACTTTAGATGAGGCCATTGATCATATCAATAATTTTGGTTCTTCTCATACAGATTCAATCATTAGCGAGAATAAACAAACAGCAGAAATGTTTCTAAATAGTGTTGATTCAGCAGGGGTTTATCATAATGCTTCTACTAGATTTGCTGATGGATTTCGTTATGGGTTTGGTGCAGAAGTAGGTATTAGCACAAGTAAACTTCATGCGCGTGGCCCGGTTGGACTTGAAGGACTTGTTTCCTATAAATATAAGCTTTATGGATCGGGACAAATAGTTGCTACTTATAGTGGAGTTAATGCTAGAGAGTTTAAGCATAAAATTTTACAAAAATAA
- a CDS encoding TonB-dependent receptor: protein MVPANLWGISSLIRLAVSVALLLGIFCALEGNTFAQSSATGGQITGQVLDTTGAALGGAEVTVRNVNTNYTREAVTNDAGIYIVPLVPAGPYEVTVKITGFSSAMQNVLVTLGSSINANFSLNVADTSIVVEVNSGSDLTIESSRTSAQEVIGDLQIRDLPANGRRFQDFLLLTPAVSVEPTRNGLSVSGQRGINININIDGADYNQPFFGGIRGGERSGFAPTVSQEAIQEFQVARNTFSAEFGRSTGGVVNVITKSGTNDFHGSAFYLIRDEGLTAQDAFERQALARQQQFGGSIGGPIVKNRTFFFSAFDFQKVNQPVRVLFPNLDTQNVRNTAGGQALIGVAPEENFSTTNDSQVILGRVDHQLLTNNNLSARFNYSNNNAENATTVGDLLQATTINALSNNGTEKNRTYTIVTQLTSIISSKLLNEFRFQFAREERPRENNGTGPEVTVRNNGANVAIYGRRAFLPVEQFDDRYQVTNNISLVAGKHTFKFGFDFNRAFVDQTFRSDAGGVYRFDTLADFIARRPGQFRQFVGSGAFAASQKELAIYVQDEWRPLPGLTITPGFRYEANYNPDLLPATSPQFRAPQATTIADQTNQFAPRLGIAWDVGNKGKTVVRLGSGLFYGRTPLLLYNQAITNNGGNLDVGFGVTLNGAASIASAFNSVGINLSTAPLGNLPIFSEAQFRQLFAGPTSALTVAFFDPNFQNPRSVQFNAGVEHQIAPGILAGVDFAYINTTRLQRLLDVNLGPPVIDPTGRRIFSNPRPDPRFALIRSQQSSARSLYRAVTFSLNVRKSKFVFDTYYTLSTNYSDDDNERNFAGLQYADPFNLRNDYNFSNIDQRHQLTLNGLYSLPYGFEISATSRFTSATPFSALVGTDLNRDTAINERPIINGQEFKRNTFRNFSFSDISLRLQKGFVVPNERGRLLFSIEMFNLLGFDNVQVGGANQVFGPGTIVQNGQLVQVAPNINFRRLRDNNGRYLLNNSAGSPFQAQVGVRYIF from the coding sequence ATGGTACCAGCTAACCTCTGGGGGATTAGCTCCCTAATACGTTTAGCTGTATCGGTCGCTTTGTTACTAGGGATATTTTGTGCGTTAGAGGGAAATACCTTTGCACAATCTTCAGCAACAGGCGGTCAGATCACAGGACAGGTACTTGATACAACGGGTGCTGCTCTAGGCGGAGCCGAAGTAACCGTCCGTAATGTAAATACAAACTATACTAGGGAAGCTGTAACAAATGATGCAGGAATTTATATTGTGCCATTGGTTCCAGCCGGGCCCTATGAAGTAACTGTCAAAATAACAGGGTTTTCTTCTGCAATGCAGAATGTGCTTGTTACTTTAGGAAGCTCTATAAATGCTAATTTTAGCCTTAATGTAGCAGATACTAGTATTGTAGTTGAAGTTAACTCAGGCTCAGATTTAACTATTGAATCCAGTCGTACTTCTGCACAAGAAGTTATTGGTGATCTACAAATCCGTGATTTACCTGCTAATGGCCGTCGTTTCCAAGATTTCTTGCTCTTAACTCCTGCTGTTTCTGTTGAACCAACTCGTAATGGTCTTTCTGTTTCTGGACAACGTGGTATTAATATAAATATTAACATTGATGGTGCTGACTATAACCAACCATTCTTTGGTGGTATTCGTGGCGGGGAACGTTCTGGCTTTGCTCCTACAGTTAGTCAAGAAGCAATTCAAGAATTCCAAGTTGCTCGTAATACTTTCTCTGCTGAATTTGGACGCTCAACAGGCGGTGTTGTTAATGTTATTACCAAATCTGGTACAAATGATTTTCATGGATCAGCCTTTTATTTAATCCGTGATGAAGGCTTAACTGCACAAGATGCTTTTGAACGTCAAGCTTTAGCTCGTCAACAACAATTTGGTGGTTCAATAGGTGGCCCAATTGTTAAGAATCGTACTTTTTTCTTTAGTGCTTTTGATTTTCAAAAAGTAAATCAACCTGTAAGAGTTCTTTTTCCTAACTTAGATACTCAAAATGTTCGTAATACTGCTGGCGGACAAGCTCTTATAGGTGTTGCTCCAGAAGAAAATTTTAGCACTACTAATGATTCTCAGGTTATTTTAGGACGTGTTGATCATCAGCTACTTACCAACAATAACCTTTCTGCTCGTTTTAATTATAGTAATAATAATGCAGAAAATGCTACAACTGTTGGTGACTTACTCCAAGCCACTACAATTAATGCACTTTCTAACAATGGGACAGAAAAAAATCGAACCTATACAATAGTAACTCAACTAACATCAATAATTTCTAGCAAATTATTAAATGAGTTCCGCTTCCAATTTGCTCGTGAAGAAAGACCACGTGAGAATAATGGAACAGGCCCTGAAGTAACAGTTCGTAATAATGGTGCAAATGTTGCTATTTATGGACGAAGAGCCTTCTTACCTGTTGAACAATTTGATGATCGTTATCAAGTAACTAATAACATCTCTTTAGTTGCTGGTAAACATACTTTCAAATTTGGGTTTGACTTTAACCGAGCTTTTGTTGATCAAACTTTCCGTAGTGATGCTGGTGGTGTTTATCGTTTTGATACTCTAGCAGATTTCATTGCACGTAGACCAGGACAGTTTCGCCAATTTGTTGGTAGTGGTGCATTTGCTGCATCTCAAAAAGAATTAGCAATTTATGTTCAAGATGAATGGCGACCATTGCCAGGACTTACTATTACACCAGGTTTTCGTTATGAAGCTAACTATAACCCAGATTTACTACCTGCTACTAGCCCTCAATTTCGCGCTCCTCAAGCAACTACAATTGCAGATCAAACTAATCAATTTGCTCCTCGCTTAGGTATTGCATGGGATGTAGGCAATAAAGGTAAAACTGTGGTTCGTCTTGGTAGTGGTCTCTTCTATGGCCGTACCCCACTACTACTTTATAACCAAGCTATTACTAATAATGGTGGTAATTTAGATGTAGGTTTTGGTGTCACCTTAAACGGGGCCGCTAGCATTGCTAGTGCTTTTAACAGTGTTGGAATTAATCTTAGCACTGCGCCCCTAGGGAATCTACCTATTTTTAGTGAAGCACAATTTAGACAGCTTTTTGCCGGGCCAACAAGTGCTTTAACTGTAGCTTTCTTTGATCCAAATTTCCAAAATCCACGCTCAGTACAGTTTAATGCTGGTGTAGAACATCAAATAGCTCCAGGAATTTTAGCTGGTGTTGATTTTGCTTATATTAATACTACAAGATTGCAACGCTTGCTAGATGTTAACTTAGGCCCTCCAGTTATTGATCCTACAGGTCGTCGTATTTTCTCTAATCCACGTCCAGACCCAAGATTTGCTTTAATTCGCTCACAACAATCTTCTGCTCGTTCTCTTTATCGTGCTGTTACTTTCTCGCTTAATGTACGCAAATCTAAATTTGTATTTGATACTTATTACACCTTGTCAACAAACTATTCTGATGATGACAATGAACGTAACTTTGCAGGTTTACAATATGCTGATCCATTTAATTTGAGAAATGATTATAACTTCTCAAACATAGATCAACGTCATCAACTAACCTTAAATGGTCTTTATAGTTTGCCATATGGGTTTGAAATTTCTGCAACTTCTCGTTTTACTTCTGCAACACCTTTTTCTGCTCTTGTAGGTACTGACTTAAATAGAGATACTGCTATTAATGAAAGACCCATTATCAATGGTCAAGAGTTTAAACGTAACACTTTCCGCAATTTTAGTTTTTCTGATATCAGTCTAAGATTGCAAAAAGGCTTTGTTGTTCCTAATGAACGTGGCCGACTTTTATTTTCAATTGAAATGTTTAACTTACTTGGGTTT
- a CDS encoding VWA domain-containing protein: protein MQKSWWPILSLVISLTILFPSFLNPINVLAQSRKVTKTSKFTLTLPALNLLRVENQIGNIKISAGQNNSIIVQAIYRNNSNIVIKEKEIYLEKESDQIYLKTLPNQSTNPIDIEVLVPEGMNLRLSSSTGNIDVSLAVNSLVANTSKGNISLNLPETIDADISLASGSGIVRAENLLKTTTSATNSPTRSFYKRLGKGGAIISLISEQGNITLSNSYVKSNNIASTNTTPRNINSTPANISISKLPSDSTANTSTKPSPKLDDDSASIVGTNKPNKITKPELRRNDATDSTLASNSSSSIANSNDGKDANNDDVIRIESELVTLNASAVNSFGQPITNLTETEFLLYEDGIEQEIVHFQSVNTPFNLVLLIDLSGSLKEKLKLIRKSAWSFIQATRPEDKVAIVTFSGSARLICPLTNDRELLRQKIESIKDADGGTNFYDALERSLLWLLQQAQSERNSIVIMTDGVDNALPGVPGRGSLIGFNELLAKIQESDTIVFPIYINTEEEVINETGLDVSEAYYLSREQLKTLSDATGGSIFYANRLEDLSGCYEKVAAELRTIYSLGYYPTNSAHDGAFRKIRLKAKKDNVKVKTRRGYYAKKS from the coding sequence ATGCAAAAAAGTTGGTGGCCTATTCTTTCTTTAGTAATTAGCCTTACAATTTTATTTCCTTCATTTCTTAACCCAATTAATGTTTTAGCTCAGTCTCGCAAGGTGACTAAAACTAGTAAATTTACTCTTACATTACCTGCCTTAAATCTACTACGTGTAGAAAACCAAATAGGAAATATTAAAATCTCTGCTGGACAAAATAATAGTATAATAGTGCAAGCTATTTATCGTAATAATTCTAATATAGTTATTAAGGAAAAAGAGATCTATTTAGAAAAAGAAAGTGATCAAATTTACCTTAAAACTTTACCTAATCAGTCAACTAACCCTATAGATATAGAAGTATTAGTACCTGAAGGAATGAATTTACGATTATCTAGCAGTACAGGAAATATAGATGTTAGTCTAGCCGTTAATAGCTTAGTAGCAAATACTAGTAAAGGTAATATAAGCTTAAATTTACCTGAAACAATAGATGCAGATATTTCTTTAGCAAGTGGTTCTGGAATAGTTCGAGCAGAAAATTTACTTAAAACAACAACAAGTGCTACTAATTCTCCTACACGTTCTTTTTATAAACGTTTAGGCAAAGGTGGAGCAATAATTTCTCTTATTAGTGAACAAGGGAATATTACTTTAAGCAATAGTTATGTTAAGTCAAACAATATAGCTTCAACAAATACAACTCCAAGAAATATAAATTCAACACCTGCTAATATTTCTATCAGCAAACTTCCTTCGGATTCAACTGCAAACACCTCCACAAAACCTAGTCCAAAACTAGATGATGATTCTGCAAGTATTGTTGGCACAAATAAACCTAATAAAATTACAAAACCTGAACTACGTCGTAATGATGCAACAGATTCAACTTTAGCAAGCAATAGCAGTTCTTCTATTGCAAATAGTAATGATGGCAAAGATGCTAATAATGATGACGTAATTAGAATTGAATCCGAATTAGTAACACTTAATGCTAGTGCGGTAAATTCTTTTGGACAGCCTATAACTAATCTTACAGAAACAGAATTTTTACTTTACGAAGATGGAATAGAACAAGAAATAGTTCATTTTCAATCAGTTAATACCCCATTTAATTTAGTATTACTAATTGATTTAAGCGGTAGTCTAAAAGAAAAACTTAAGCTTATTCGTAAAAGTGCTTGGTCATTTATTCAAGCTACTCGTCCAGAAGATAAAGTAGCAATAGTTACTTTTAGTGGTTCAGCACGCTTAATTTGCCCTTTAACCAATGACCGAGAGCTTTTAAGACAAAAAATTGAAAGTATTAAAGATGCTGATGGTGGAACAAACTTTTATGATGCTTTAGAGCGTTCTTTACTTTGGTTACTACAACAAGCTCAATCAGAACGTAACTCAATTGTAATAATGACAGATGGAGTAGATAATGCTCTGCCCGGTGTGCCTGGCCGAGGTTCATTAATTGGTTTTAATGAACTGCTGGCTAAAATCCAGGAATCAGACACAATAGTTTTTCCTATTTATATTAATACCGAAGAAGAAGTAATAAATGAAACTGGTTTAGATGTTTCTGAAGCTTATTACTTATCCCGAGAACAATTAAAAACTTTATCAGATGCTACAGGTGGAAGTATATTCTATGCTAATAGACTAGAAGATTTGTCAGGATGCTATGAAAAAGTAGCAGCAGAACTTCGGACAATTTATAGTTTAGGTTATTATCCAACTAATTCAGCACATGATGGAGCTTTTAGAAAGATTCGTCTAAAAGCAAAGAAAGACAATGTTAAAGTAAAAACAAGGCGTGGATATTATGCAAAGAAATCTTAA
- the proC gene encoding pyrroline-5-carboxylate reductase translates to MLADKNIAVLGLGTMGRAVVNGLLRSKVVEPNQICATVRTKAHAEKVKNELGIECLTDNIAVAEKADIVILAVKPKDIEKIANSLVSKSALKHNPLVISIAAGTKTNFIENIIGTDCPVLRAMPNTPCFIGKGMTVVSKGTTATDEHVALAKEIFSTMGRFAELEEKHMDTVTGLSASGPAFIYIIIEALADGGVMRGLPRSIATELVAQMTLGAAEMVLVTGKHPAALKDDVTTPAGCTIAGILALEDGRIRSVLARGVETAAKVAGDLGK, encoded by the coding sequence ATGTTAGCTGATAAAAATATAGCTGTATTGGGTTTAGGGACAATGGGACGTGCTGTAGTAAATGGACTGTTGCGCTCTAAAGTGGTTGAGCCAAACCAAATTTGCGCTACTGTGCGTACAAAAGCCCACGCAGAAAAGGTTAAAAATGAACTTGGAATTGAATGTTTAACAGATAATATAGCAGTAGCAGAAAAAGCAGATATTGTTATTTTGGCTGTTAAACCTAAAGATATTGAAAAAATAGCAAATTCTTTAGTTTCAAAATCTGCGCTTAAGCATAATCCATTAGTTATTTCTATTGCTGCTGGAACGAAAACAAATTTTATAGAAAATATTATAGGAACAGATTGCCCAGTGTTAAGAGCAATGCCAAATACACCTTGTTTTATTGGTAAGGGTATGACAGTTGTTTCAAAAGGAACTACAGCAACAGATGAGCATGTAGCATTGGCAAAAGAAATTTTTTCTACTATGGGGCGTTTTGCTGAATTAGAAGAAAAACATATGGATACAGTTACAGGACTTTCTGCAAGCGGGCCAGCCTTTATTTATATAATTATTGAAGCTTTAGCTGATGGCGGAGTTATGAGAGGCTTGCCGCGAAGTATTGCTACAGAGCTAGTTGCACAAATGACTTTAGGCGCGGCAGAAATGGTTTTAGTTACAGGCAAGCATCCAGCAGCATTAAAGGATGATGTTACTACTCCTGCTGGCTGCACTATTGCTGGTATTTTAGCTTTAGAAGATGGACGTATTCGTTCTGTACTAGCACGAGGTGTTGAAACAGCCGCTAAAGTAGCAGGAGATTTAGGAAAATAA
- the proB gene encoding glutamate 5-kinase has protein sequence MNKLDEAIRKHITNAQRIVIKIGTNVIMRDDGTIALGRIYNLIESVANLRKQNKEVLIVSSGAVGLGAQRLKLPQKPKQLILKQACAAIGQSRLMSVYEDAFEKLGVITAQILLIEDDFTNRIRYINLRDTILKLLEMGVVPIINENDTVSTLELERTVTAEQGKIPVFGDNDKLSALVMSKIFADMLIILSDVDGLYTSNPTKDKDATLIPVVPKITPEIEAIAEGAGLRGRGGMKTKIEAARIAINSGGLAVIVNGKALGILDRVLAGEAVGTVFLPVSHLSSKKRWIAFASTITGTVVTNSGAKSALLEKKASLLPAGVVYLEGNFDRGEVVSITDESGLEYARGIVNYSSEEAKKLIGIQSDKIEYLVAQKNYDALITRDNIVILS, from the coding sequence ATGAATAAATTAGATGAAGCAATAAGAAAACATATTACCAATGCCCAAAGAATAGTAATAAAAATAGGTACTAATGTAATTATGCGGGATGATGGCACAATTGCTTTAGGGCGTATTTATAACTTAATAGAATCTGTTGCAAACCTACGTAAGCAGAATAAAGAGGTGCTGATTGTATCCTCTGGTGCGGTTGGGCTAGGTGCGCAACGCTTAAAACTCCCTCAAAAACCAAAACAATTAATATTAAAACAAGCTTGTGCTGCTATTGGACAAAGCCGCTTAATGTCAGTTTATGAAGATGCTTTTGAAAAATTAGGTGTAATAACTGCACAAATACTTCTTATAGAAGATGATTTTACTAATCGGATTCGCTATATAAATCTTAGAGATACCATATTAAAGCTACTTGAAATGGGTGTAGTACCCATTATTAATGAAAATGACACGGTTTCTACTTTAGAACTAGAAAGAACTGTAACAGCAGAGCAAGGAAAAATACCTGTTTTTGGAGATAATGATAAATTATCAGCTTTGGTAATGAGTAAAATTTTTGCTGATATGTTAATTATTCTTTCTGATGTTGATGGACTATATACTAGTAATCCTACAAAAGATAAAGATGCTACATTAATTCCTGTAGTACCTAAAATTACACCTGAAATTGAAGCCATAGCTGAGGGTGCTGGTCTTAGGGGTAGGGGTGGGATGAAAACTAAAATAGAAGCTGCTCGAATTGCTATAAACTCTGGTGGATTAGCAGTAATTGTTAATGGTAAAGCTTTAGGAATATTAGATAGAGTATTAGCAGGAGAGGCTGTTGGGACAGTTTTTTTACCTGTTAGTCATTTATCTAGTAAAAAGCGTTGGATAGCTTTTGCTTCAACAATTACAGGAACAGTTGTTACTAATAGTGGTGCTAAGAGTGCGTTATTAGAGAAAAAAGCATCTTTACTGCCTGCTGGAGTTGTTTATTTAGAAGGCAATTTTGATCGTGGAGAAGTTGTAAGTATTACTGATGAGTCAGGTTTAGAATATGCTCGTGGAATAGTTAATTATTCTAGTGAGGAAGCAAAAAAATTAATTGGTATCCAGTCAGATAAGATTGAATATTTAGTAGCACAAAAAAATTATGATGCTTTAATAACACGAGATAATATTGTTATTTTAAGCTAG